A single window of Aquarana catesbeiana isolate 2022-GZ linkage group LG10, ASM4218655v1, whole genome shotgun sequence DNA harbors:
- the RPL27A gene encoding large ribosomal subunit protein uL15, which yields MPTKLRKTRKLRGHVSHGHGRVGKHRKHPGGRGNAGGLHHHRINFDKYHPGYFGKVGMRHYHLKKNQHFCPTINLDKLWTLVSEQTRLNHAKNPDGPAPVIDAVHAGFFKVLGKGKLPKQPVIVKAKFFSRRAEEKIKGVGGACVLVA from the exons CCTACTAAGCTAAGAAAGACTAGGAAGCTCCGTGGACACGTCAGTCATGGCCATGGTCGTGTTG GCAAACACAGAAAGCATCCTGGTGGTCGTGGTAATGCCGGTGGTTTGCATCATCACAGAATCAACTTTGATAAATA CCACCCTGGTTACTTCGGTAAGGTCGGCATGAGGCATTACCATCTGAAGAAGAATCAGCATTTTTGTCCCACAATTAACTTGGACAAACTGTGGACTTTGGTCAGTgaacagaccagactgaaccacgCCAAAAACCCCGATGGACCAGCACCAGTCATTGACGCAGTGCACGCC GGTTTTTTCAAGGTGCTCGGCAAAGGCAAGCTCCCCAAGCAGCCAGTCATTGTAAAAGCCAAGTTCTTCAGCCGACGTGCCGAGGAGAAGATTAAAGGTGTCGGTGGTGCTTGTGTGCTGGTAGCATAA